The genomic interval GATAAttgattcatgtttttatttttacaaaaattgTATGTAGTACGAtaaattcacattttgttttttatgtctCCATAAAACAGTAATCTGAACTCTAATCCAAAAACATTTACTGTGAGGAGATTTGGTTctcacaaagacagaaaaaaatcacacacacacacacacatacagtagctAAGATAATTAGTTCTGAAACCCTTACATCACCTTGTAAAACCTTCAGTTTAAGAGCTATTGATCCATAGATCCCTAATCAATAATGCTGAaagggtggtgtgtgtttcaaagagcaagagagggaggaTGGCACACACCAAAATGGATTCACTTTAAAACTGGGTTAGATGAGGTTTTATCTATAAATCCTGTGGCTCCCAAATTAAAACTTCTAATCCTTTAAATCATTTCTAACTTTAAACTTATATTAATGTAAGTGTATTGCTCCATAaagctttttatttatttaaacttaGATAGGCGATTACAGTTTTTCGATTGTTGACATACTGAAACTGGTGTCAAGTTGATTTCCATTAAAACCTTGAGCACAgcagtgttctttttttgtaaaaccaTTTTTCTGCTGTCACACACAATGTCAATGCTTATCAAACACTACACATctacaaaaatatgtaaaactCAGTTGAGTAAATCATGTTCAGAAAATGTAACAAAGCTAAAACAAACTACACTCATGAATGGGAACTTTCAACACAACCCAACAATTATTTGAACACTTGTTCAATCAGCAAAGGTAAAATATTGTAAAGCCATTGGTTTCAGTGGGTGGTGAACCAGCACGCAGAAATCTGCAATGCATTAAGTTGAAACAGTTTCAAACCCTGGTTGTCATGGTTGAGAGGTAGGACATGAGGCGCAGaactttattttcttcttgTCAATacgaaacagaaaacaacaaaaggcatCAAACTGCAAAATAAAGAGCAGCAACACTAACCccaaacaatgaccgacaaactGAAGATCCAAAAGGGCATCTAAAATAGCGTCCCCAATTAGATACAAGGTCCAGCTGCCActaattggggagaacagaaaagagtaccacagagatgcctagaggaccccagccaggacctgacaggacctggcctcagacaaaggttccgcatccatcctgttgcttcttgatcttagtgctgcttttgacactattgatcactcccttctcttagagagagtggaaaccaatattgggctacatggacatgttctagcctggtttaaatcttatttatctgaaagatatcagttcgttagtgtggatggcatatcctctgacaagtcaaaggtatgctttggagttcctcaaggctcggttctgggcccattattgttctcactatacatgctccctctgggcaatgtaatccgaaatcacaatattaactttcactgttatgctgatgacaaaCAGTTTCAatattatatttcaatgaagcatggagaagcccctaaattagctattttggaagcatgcgtttcagatattaggaagtggatgacagagaatttcttgctcttaaactcaaataaaacagaaattctccttttaggacccaaaaaacaaagagcgttgctagcagatctcactgtgaacctcgacggctgcatggtcgtatcccaaaaaactgtaaaaaaccttggcgttacccttgaccctgacctctcctttgaagaacatataaaatatgtctcaagagttgcatattttcatcttcgaaacattgcaaaaattagaaactttctatcaaaaactgatgcagaaaaattaatccatgctttcgttacttctagattagattactgcaatgctcttctctctggttatccagacaaattaataaataaacttcaattagtgctgcacatggctgctagaatcctaactagaactaaaaaatgtgaacacattactcctgtcctggcgtccttacattggctgcctgttagggttagggctgattttaaggttttactcttaacctataaatcaatacatggacttgctcctacttacctggctgaaatgatccagccatacatacctacacgtaaacttagatcgcaagatgcaggccttgtaattgtacctagaatttctaaacaaacagttggcagcagggccttttctcatagagctccactcctgtggaatgatctgccaattaaggttagaaatgcaaactcagtgcaaactttcaagtgtctactaaaaactcatctctacagcagtttataattaggtgtagcctggcccgggggcgtgaaggtgaccagtaggcttgatactgtccacccttgctgtcttgccaggtgggttctcgtcgccactgggatgccctccctccaatgcctttcgggggaagagtcactggcttgttgttgactctctgttgcgcacttgtgcaattgggctgtacgccgctagctaTACTCTTCcgtcattcaggggggttgcggttggtgggtgtccctttggttgatgcctggcaatgtggttggattgatttcctgcctgttgggccctgtccggggcctcccccgggtagggccacagtgtcaccggacccccccgtctcagttccaaggtgttacgctgctatattattgtgctgggggatatgagggatgtactactaacttttctcagtttcctccagttttacattttagaaggagatgaggtcctggtccacacctgcggattacctggtttgggggggcccgttgctgtccctgtccttgtccacctggtcatacttctgacctagtctaaaatcaaatagactctggatttagcccagagaaatgtatttattattccaattggactcttaatatctcacccggcacagccagaagaggactagtcacccctctgagcctgggtcctctctaggtttcttcctaaaattcgaccttagggagtttttcctagccactgaaattcaacactactgttgtttgctccttggggtttaaggccgggtgtctctgtaaagcactttgtgacaactgctgttgtaaaaagggctttataaatacatttgattgattgattgatgaggTTACAAAAATCCCAAAGTACATGGTAAtatggcaaaaaaaacaaatttaacTGGATGGTTGCCTGTGAGTGGCCTCTCAGAAGAGGGTCCAGAGCAGACAGGGCTGTCAGAGTCGGACTAGCCAAGGGGAGCTTCTTCTGGAGGTACACTGCAGTGGTGATGTAGGCTTTCCTGACGTCTGCTAGGAATGGCACCAACAGCTGACACAAAACACCAAAAACTGACCATTATTTTAAGTTTTTTAAAAAGGTCATGCAGGTGATGCAGGGTACTTACAGCATGATTGGGATTCTGGCTCCTGAACGTGTCAGCGTCCTTTCCCACATAGACCTCCTTGGAGGGCAGCAGTATATGATCCTCGAGGACCATCTCCCTCAGAGCCCTGGGAGACAGCTGTGTAAGGGAAGTAATTAATGGGAGTAATAACTTAAGCACCTTTTGAAAGACCCCAGGTTGCTTAACAAAAAAGTTAACACTCAACTGATAACACAGACAACATAAAAATAGGGATAAAATCAATATACTAATGTAGGCAGAGTGGGTGTAAGGAGGAGTTAATTACCTGAGTAATGTGTTTGGCCTTCACAAAGCAAGCCAGGAAGGCCAGGAACAGCTCAAGCTGCCGATCATGAAGTTTGTGAACCAATGTCTGGCTACCCTGTGAATGTAATTCTTATGAAATTGATTGATTGCCAACATTGGATGTACATGCACGTGCAGTCATGTTGCAGTAATTCCAAGCACAACTAACTCCCACCTGGAAAATCATGACATACTCCTTGAGAATAGCCAGCACACCCATGTAGATGCTGAGCCGTAGGACTGTTGTCGTCTCCTCATGCCACAGCTTCTGACATAccctcttttttctctcacgGCCTTGTGGAGTCATGCCTGTGAAAGATGAATTAATGTAAGTTTATACATATTCCTCATCATTGGTAACTTCATAACAAGTATAAGTGCTAATTATTAAAAGGGATTGGAACATCAAGTCTCATCACCTTTCCTGTTGAGTTCCTCCTGAACCACCTTGATACTGGCTCTTGCCGCCTGTTTGATGTGGTACTTGGTGTACATCAGTTCCAAAGGCTCCCTATAGAGCTCCTTATCTGCAGTGGAGAGGTAGCCATAATAGAGGACTTTGTACGCAGGCATCATGGCATGGGTTGCCATGCTGGCATCCTATGCAGACAGCCAGCGATGAGGAACAAAGCCCCTCTGTGGGCTAGAGGCGGGGAGATTTAGAATCATAGCTATCTCCTTAAGGTACTTCACCtgacaaaagacagaaaaagatttTGAAAGTAACACATAGACATTCTACAGATTCCATAGTTTTaccacagtacagtacagtagggcCAGAAGCCGTAGTGTAGACTAGAGCTGCCAAATTCAGGTTATACCAAATCCACATAGGTGGAGTGTGCTCAACAGAGGGAGGTAAAGAGCTGTAGTGTCAAATGTGCTTGCCATTTTGTTTACTTGGtctggactccactgatggtcaACCTGGAGATCACTGAACAGTTTCTCCAAGTAGCTGTCAAAGCGCTCTGAGAACTTATTTGCCGCATTGTGTATATGATGACAGGAGTCCCCATCAACATTGAGCAGGTTGGGACAGTATTGGTGCATCCTGGTCTCGAGGCCGGTCTTGCTGCCCCACATcacaagaaagaaaatgtaaatacctAGACCATGGATCATCTTGTATGAAGCTGCCGTCCGCGACAGCTTGATTCCCTGCAAAGCTGTTTTTTCTAAGGAAAGGGTCTGGGCAAGCTCAACAATTACAGGAGCCTTAGAAAACAGGATTGAATGCTCCGCCAAGGTTCCAAGGACCATTGCCTAGAACACAAATTATGTAATTAATAAAGCTAGTGTATTCCATGTTTAGGTGATTATGCTGCCAGTGACCGGAGCTGATTgtgaataataatacattttatttgtagtgCACTTTACATTGAAAAAACTATCTCAAAGTGCTAGTGTACTCTGTCTATGCTCCCTGTTCTGACTAACAGGCCAACACCACCTACCTCTGCATTTGCTTTTGTTGAAGTcaaacacttccccgagttggatAGGAGAATGACACACAgaagtcaggtcaattatcgtatcgtatatccatttattacagaagcttctggagacaagtgtcgccgcacaatgtccgaagatcaacagtcatacaacattatttatacttcaaatacgcccaaaagatagaggcgttaagttagcaaagcaagtgtgccattggtccaatttatgttctataccttatatgtataaatgcagcacaagcatCATCTTTGCCCTTTATGTTTTATATCTTGAATTTCCccaatatgtgtgtgcgttattaatgtttcctgttttgtcaaagacaggctgtctgctctcctacacttcctgttctctacttgtaacatttcagtttcagcttgTGACACAGACATCTAATATGTTGCCtgaatgctcacaacagtttaacatcttattcaatcaatatatccacaattcccccttttgatctcttgatcacccctattcgccaagctccagttctcccgggtcatgctgctccagtagaggtatcagcatccctggtggcggtcctggagccttctcaatagctgtagaaatcactctcatggcgagccctcttatgcatgggatacaacaacacccacaagtaaccattatagcacaaaatgtagcaagcgataaaagaacagacattatcaaacctttcctctggccgaacatcgaggtcatccattcctccagcagattatctatcccagaatgctcgtatgcgatcCCTTGACTtagtccaattcaatgcccccagatttcctcaaacaggtgtcctcaggtggggtcgcgaacctctttgctgggggaatgaagacccgatgccaacctgggaaacctgtaacaacatacaacacacatcattattccaccaatgcccATGTACCACTTATTCTTCAGCTCCTTCCCCTAAAAGtatattcccctggcgccgtcctttgtctccttctctggctcgtagtcccgcagtatcctggggtccgctcctggcactgGTCCGGCTAGTTCTGGTCCTCCTTCCATCCACACTGgggcaagctcctccttcccggtttggatgaggtccgtcagcgacctccctgaCTCCTGCTGCcactcctgcgctggtgtacactggctccaatggtaccacgtctctcctttgtccctcaggcggaccgcatgactcgttctctccaccacatgatgaggacccgtccaccttggctccgaccactttcgcttgatgaccttcagcagcacccactccgcctggggcaggttctggttcAGCGGGTGCAGGTtactccgttctccgactctgttggagaattctgaaacgagagctcgcaattaatcaaaatacactcagtgatctttgggccactttttcccttccgggaccgcaggccccgcagctggtcctggaaactgtctccccgtcagcagctcgtatggggtgaacccagtggtctgatttaacgagcatccaatcgtcatgagtgccagtggcagtgcatctacccagttcaatttagtctgtgcacatatcttagccaacttgttttttaagttttggttcatcctgtCTActtttccctgggactgtgggtggtatacagtgccaaaagcatgttttaggcccaataagctctctaccttctgtaaatcactattgacctgattttctctgggaagccatgtctgggaatgtactggttcactaaacacttgatctctgtctgactgtcctcccttgtTGCCGGCCAGGAAGAAGAACGAAAAAGCCAGTCGCAGGAAAACCTAAtcacactcaaagaaacatttgttcacatgtcaAAACACCATAAACGACAGAAACAATGTTCGCCGGTCCAGCGCAAACAAGAGAGGCCGTCAAAGATGTACCGCCGCACTTATCCATAATTAAACCCAGCAAACCCAAGCGTGGCGAAAAAACACTGGCTCCAGGGCGAACACAACGGTGCGGCCATCAAGCCGCTACCAGTCACCCTGGTACCTCGATCAATGTGCCCAGCATGGGTTAATAAGCTCGTCAGCCCTTTCGCGAGATATACCTTACACCAGTGTctaacacagtggaccaaccaccgtactgttaacagtttccTTTTAACCAtccatggtcgacgtccgcgatcccgcggacagtgctaatttgcataaatatagattggtagcctatggggctttcggacggatttcactactgggacattttgggtcctagattcatttctgtaacagatacaacctattatgatgtatcctggtaatagcaacccctctggctacaataaaaacacataacttctgggtcactatttataaaactcatctgtttgaaaggcaaaaaaaaaatttcggaaaacatttctgccattcagcataaagattttttttttaatgcattatgagattttgtgtcaatggtatttcctcatactttcatgcctttaatatcaaattacactgtaattgggttgaaaataatgaaataattatataatagaaggtaaaaaatataggcacccccaaaaaatttggttcttctacctagaaataaaacattatgaaataaataagattgaatgtatGAAACCCTCTTCTTGCATGTAATGACTCAAAatggccagcagatggcagcactagatcgctagttacgtttggacttatatattttataaactcagaaaaattaccaacttcttcccaaaaactcaagaacatccccatactattttgactagatattaatttttatatcttatatataatacaaacaatgtattatggttcaaaacatcatatatagtgatgtacacgcgtATAATATCTATCCTTGtctacaaatgagcctttctaagatgcattggcaatgtcgttgcctggtgaaacgttctcatagcaacccaaactatacaactacacaacccatattatacacggaaaaccccaattatacacggaacgcttcaggaaatcggacgattatggcgaatctatttttcgaaatatttatgcaaatgagcactgtccgcggtatcgcggatgtcgactatggatggttaagctttgatacttgtactgtacttgtaatactctcttatatattaaattatattgttacattaattcatttactaTTTGGAATGAATCGAAAttggtcaaaatccagttccatcACCTCTTTGTCAAATACACCTCCCCTCTTCcccaacagacatttctcattacactacaaaGTATAATCtaatttctccagattctctgaatctttaaattatataatgtaatatagatgatgagataagaaacattattcttaaatttttgcactatttgcctgcacagtgtttcacagagtggtgaacccctctccatctttacttctgaaaggctcttttaataaccaataatgttactgaccttttgccaatCAACATAATTAGTTGCGAGATGTTCCAACAGCCTCTCTGGGAGCCATCATCTTatcatggtggagaggtttgtgtgttcctatgaacctgagggctgtgttgtctgggccttagtgctcctgatagggtttcccatgccaaagtggtctcaggggaggagccagactaagtaTGGTTAAAAAAAACGCACAAACAAGGaagaggagttaccctgcccggaggaagcccggggcccccgtctggagccaggcccagagggagggctcgctgGCAAGCACCTGGTtgccgggtttgccacggaacccggtcgggcatagcccgaaaaagcaatgtggcacccccctctccatcctatgggcccaccactcatgggaggaaccgctggggtcgggtgcactgccatatgggtggcagtgaaggccaggggcctcggcggaccagacccgggcggcaggggctggctctggggatgtggaacgtcacctctctgtgggggaaggagcaggaacttgtgagggaggtggagcgctatcagttagatctggtggggcttacatccacacacagtctcggttctggaaccgtactcctggataagggatggactttattcttcgctggagttgcccagggtgtgaggcgctaGGCGGGGGTTgagagtttaccccagtggatgagagggtcgcctccctacgcctacggattgtggggggggggatctctgttgtttgtgcatatgccccgaacagcatTTCGGAatacttggccttcttggagatcctgaatggagtcctgtatggggctatATAGAgctatataaaataaacaatttaatgttattattactTCATACTCACAGAAGCATCCATTCTAACATATGCTTTAAACTTTATGCATGAACATTTCATCATTTGTTTCCCTCGTTAATTCCTGCTGATTAATTCCTGTTAAATCTGTTAAAGTGCTCTCATTTATCACAGAAATATACTGACGTATCATGATTTATTTAGCAAACAAATACTGAATGGTGAAATACCAATAGAAAAAAATGCTATAAGTGTATTCTTCTGTAGATAGCTAGGTTGGTTTATTTAGTAGCTAATTTCATATTTGCTGACATTATCTTAAAAAGGGTTTTCAGGTCTACAGTCCCTCAGTTTTTGAGATCCACACTCTTCCGCTCATCCCACATGTAATCTATGGGGTTATTTATCAACTCAGGAGGtctgttcatcctttctacatttacatttgattacAGGTTAATATACTGATTCTGGCTGCTGTTCATTATGGcaaatatttccaaatgtaatcataaatacaattcaGTCCAgctcaatgtatgtattttgagGTTATTAAAAGCACTCCAACCCTCTATTGGACATCTCAAACTCAAACCGAAGTACATTGCACTTATTACAGACCTATGAATGTCTAAATAAATGCTTTTCTGGCCAGCAAATAGAttttgacaaacacatttgaaataaaataaaaatatgtgcaGCCCTCTGTTGAACTTCAAAATCCCTGTTTGGGCCTTAAACCAAAATGTTTAACCACCCCTGCTTTGGGCTGTTATGCAAACTATGCTGCTGTGCTATAGTGACCCGGTTGGGACTCCTTATGATTTGTCGTAAACATGTCTGCTCTTTTTGATGGTTACAATGCAAACAGGCTGGAGGTTGTGGTCAGGTTCAAACTATGCGCGTGCAGTGCTTTGTCTAGTTTCCTGGAACCTCATTGTCTGTAGCTTACTTGATAACTTGATCCAGGTTTCACAGTTTATAAAGACCAAAATACACTTGGCATTGTGTGCGGTTTCTCATTGGAATATGCAATAAAGTGGTACAACCTATAGTAGCTCAACTATGTTATTGGTACATAGTATATAAAACTGTGCATGGAATCAACATGCCCTCGTCCAGGCAGATTGCTGGCATCTTCATTTGCTTTaaacttcttaattattgcGTTGAGAATGGaaattgtcatttattttaccaTTGAGCTAGTTTCTTATACCCATTTCCTGCTTTGTGCATCTTAACAATGTTTTGTAACATTATTACTGTATTCTCAAGTCTGTCCCATTGTGATAGATGACTATGGGAATttggcctgtgtgtcacctcattttcataccccagtgaaacaggaaatcAGGGCTCAATCATTCAGGTGAACTTAAAGATGTAAAGATACAGAGAAACAAGAGGTAAATGGAAATATACTGACAGTTAGAGAAAGTGGAATGAAAGGAGACAATAGATGGCAATtgaagaagagaaggagagatctATGGCTGTGAGATAATGTCTGGTATGAAAACTCCTCTGCACCAAACATTCCGGGGAATGATGATACACACCTTAAAGAGATTGGATGATGAAAACCACATGATGGCCCtgcgtggaaccggtttgagacctctgctctaaAGCATTGGGAAGTACATGCAATACTTGAAATGGGTGGGGGTAGGAATCTGCATGGTTGTAccataaaacaacatatgttccttatccatcctaccccggttgtgtatcttcctctatcctgtcgtAAAACCCATtgttctgcatctacccccgtcctgctgaaaatttatatttacctcaacccctcatacttcctttcccacagcacaaccaacattccttttctcatctaaacatgGGGGCTCAGTCGTTTCAGTAAGAACACATCAATTAATGAAATTTCcattacaaaacacacaggaaatCGATGATACGATAAGTTCTAAGTGTGTATAACAGATGGTCTATAACCAGTTGGTggtacctttcatgttttacaatgcatGTTTTTAGGTGGCtggtgtggtctgtgtatttatacCACACAAACCCCAGGTGTTGGTCATTCAGACTACCCTGAGTAGATCTACATGTACATTAAAAATCATGGGGGATTCTACAGCGATCAACATTGGTTTTGAAACACCGGTGAAGGTTAACAGCTTAACCGCTGCACAGCAAGCCGGCAAGAGAACACATTTGGGTGGCGATGACACGATGAAGAAACCGAAGCAGCGTACAGCTCAAATTCATCAATTACACCAGGATCTGTTAGCACAGGAGTGGAAGTTGGAAGACGGACGaattggtggata from Esox lucius isolate fEsoLuc1 chromosome 24, fEsoLuc1.pri, whole genome shotgun sequence carries:
- the LOC109615009 gene encoding uncharacterized protein LOC109615009; this translates as MATHAMMPAYKVLYYGYLSTADKELYREPLELMYTKYHIKQAARASIKVVQEELNRKGMTPQGRERKKRVCQKLWHEETTTVLRLSIYMGVLAILKEYVMIFQGSQTLVHKLHDRQLELFLAFLACFVKAKHITQLSPRALREMVLEDHILLPSKEVYVGKDADTFRSQNPNHALLVPFLADVRKAYITTAVYLQKKLPLASPTLTALSALDPLLRGHSQATIQLNLFFLPYYHGERFNGRKHYGTLTLRLLRLSQVSFPTSKRFSAKQLQISPSMTDFSISNKENRL